ATAAATAAACACCTTTCGTGTATTCGAAACGCAAGTCGCCTACCATCAACGTCAAAACCTGGAGAACCATGGCTAACACCCATTATGGGTAAGCGATGACGCTAGCTGCTTCTTGAGGCGACGTACCTGCGGCGCCACTAAGACCACCTCCAAGGGCACTCTTCAGCGCACCCGCGAGGTCAAACTGTCAAGATAACGAACATTTGACCATTATAGTCATTACCGAGAGGCAGAAAAGGATTGGATGCGCACGTCTTTGTCTCCCGAATCAATGAATCCCTTGATGAGCAACCCCAAGACAACGAGTCCTCCAACAATGAGTGCCGCGTAGAACGTGTACCATTTCCACCCAAACTCGTCTTCTTTCGAACTTGTAGTCACTACTTCGTCAGGTTCTATGAATTGCACATGGACATTGGTTGTATCGTCATTCCTGGATGGTAATAGAGGACTCCGTTCGTCGCTGACACCCTGCGACGAGTTTCGATGCGTCGCCgacatggtggtggtggtcagGTTCTGAGGATGAGAAGACCCGGAAGGTCAGCCGGCTGAAGCTTTGAAAGCCATGAACGTTTGATCTGCTATTAATAAGACCCCAGTGCGAAAGAGAAACCACAAAACGCCATTACCAATCGTTATCACGCTAAATTCCCACGACCAACTTCCAAATAAGTTCAAAGCAGTCACGTGCGCTGTCTGGCGGGGCGAGCGGACCGCGATAACACTTATTTTTCGAATCGATCCATCGCTCATTCACTTCCACCAACGTCTATTCATGCAGACGTGCATCTGATCGTTGACTAGCTTTCTCTTTACCCAACACATCTAAAAGTTAAACGACCTCCCACTCATTTCACCGACCGCGCTTATCCATGGCCGCGGAACCGCCCActacctccttctcctcttcgGGTGAAGATGTCATCAGTCAGGTTATAGAAGTCACACCCGATACCTCTGCAGACGTTCTTTCACTTGAAGAATTTGATATATTCTATGAAATCAGACGAACGGCGGAGGAAATCGTGCGGGGAGACTACAAACGCGTAAGCACCGCTTTGCATCGCGCTGGCTAACTAATGAACTGTGATCTCGTTCACGAGCGCAGATTGCTCTTCAATTCCCAGATGAACTCTTACACGACTCTGTGCCCATATTCCGACGATTGAATAAAACCATAGCAGAACTTGAAGCGGAAGGCGCCACAAGCACGATTCGAGAACTATACGTTTTAGCTGATACATCCTACGGAAGGTATGGATTAAGCGTCTACCTGTCGGCTATCGCAATCTTAATGTTAACTATTAGCTGTTGCGTGGATGAAGTGGCGGCACAGCATGCCAATGCCGATCTAATAGTGCATTATGGGCACGCTTGTATGACTCAGTGAGCGCGCATCTTCAATTATCAGCTGTAGATTTAGTAACGGAGAACACACAGGACGTCCCGGCTCCCTGCTATCTACGTGTTTGGGCAAAAGCAGATTGACGTCGAAAGATGTGTTGCAGAGCTTATGAGGGTCTTCAATCGTGACGAGTCTGAGAGGGAGAATACAACGGAGAAGAGGGCTGTTTTGCTGAAACACGATGTGACATTTGCACATAAAGCTGGTCTGTTCTCTTTCTGGCATCTAACCATTCCTCTTCTAAATACTGTGTCCCTAGATGAGATTGTTCAATGCCTTCGTCAGGCTTTGTCTCAGAGCGTTCCCCCCATCCCTCTTCTTTATCACAAAATCCCCGAAATGACTTATCCCTCTTCGGCTACCTCTGCGGCCAATCCCTCCTCTCATCCAGTAAACGATCACGATCCAGAGACAGATTTTCAATTAGAACACACGATAATATTTTATGTTGGCGGGGAAAGCCTGGGGCTGAGCAACCTTCTCATGACCAATTCTTCCTGTAATGTAAATCATCTCCCCCTCTCTTCGGCGACGTAGTTTATCTGAACATCTCTATCAAGGTGTATACTTATAACCCCACAACCCAGACGGCTTTGCATGAATCGGCCACAGGACGAACAAATAAAATGCTCATGCGGCGCTACGTAGCAGTGCAGAAAGCACGAGACGCCGACGTCTTTGGCATCCTAGTAGGAACTCTAGGCGTCGGTAGGCTTTTTTACGTTCATATTCCCGACCTTAAGTCGTAATTAATCCTTTGACAGCCTCGTATCTCCCCCTCATCTCCCATATACGGCGCCTGCTGGCTCGCAAGCAGAAAAAGAGCTACACTATCAGCGTAGGGAAGCTGAATCCTGCCAAACTCGCCAACTTCCTCGAGGTAGAATGTTTCGTTCTAATAGCATGTCCAGAAAACAGTCTTATTCAAGATAAAGTCGGTACAACATCTTCCATTATTACCTCTGTGCCCACCTGTACTTATCTGATGGATAGGAA
This portion of the Psilocybe cubensis strain MGC-MH-2018 chromosome 12, whole genome shotgun sequence genome encodes:
- a CDS encoding 2-(3-amino-3-carboxypropyl)histidine synthase subunit 2 produces the protein MAAEPPTTSFSSSGEDVISQVIEVTPDTSADVLSLEEFDIFYEIRRTAEEIVRGDYKRIALQFPDELLHDSVPIFRRLNKTIAELEAEGATSTIRELYVLADTSYGSCCVDEVAAQHANADLIVHYGHACMTQTSRLPAIYVFGQKQIDVERCVAELMRVFNRDESERENTTEKRAVLLKHDVTFAHKADEIVQCLRQALSQSVPPIPLLYHKIPEMTYPSSATSAANPSSHPVNDHDPETDFQLEHTIIFYVGGESLGLSNLLMTNSSCNVYTYNPTTQTALHESATGRTNKMLMRRYVAVQKARDADVFGILVGTLGVASYLPLISHIRRLLARKQKKSYTISVGKLNPAKLANFLEVECFVLIACPENSLIQDKEFLRPIITPYELEVAMQAEQSWTGRYVLDFEKLLADAKATAPGEGADDGTSKHEDEGTDSDPDQPVFSLVTGTYRHAKRYGGKHDVEAEQSLVENTSAMVIRNKDDQVAMIDSAAGQFLQQRTYQGLEVRMGEDAPSVLEQGRSGIARGYQDDKSHKEFE